Proteins from a single region of Fodinibius sp. Rm-B-1B1-1:
- a CDS encoding UDP-2,3-diacylglucosamine diphosphatase: protein MDGPALNPPLLFISDVHLGGFSKSRNARIQSELIQLINYCQRNDIRIAILGDLFDYWMEYPNTIPKLGKSLLDRFETFNKQMGPTLFITGNHDNWTRDHLSNRGFYLVHEDYVFHLDDKQFLTLHGDGLADPAYKLERPLMHRFLRAPSFVKFFQSLFPPNIGIAIMKHFSRITRKMDWDPQKEKKLNNWAKTQLKSNNHDVILCGHDHIPRKKQFPFGTYINLGTFYEHRSMVYYNKNEINLVCWEVNSQTLKQFKNDRH from the coding sequence ATGGATGGTCCTGCATTAAATCCACCTCTGTTATTTATTTCGGATGTTCATTTGGGAGGATTTTCTAAATCACGAAATGCACGCATACAATCCGAACTTATTCAACTTATAAACTATTGTCAGCGAAACGATATCCGTATTGCCATCCTGGGGGACCTATTTGATTACTGGATGGAGTATCCCAACACTATACCGAAACTTGGAAAATCACTGCTTGATCGGTTTGAGACCTTTAATAAACAAATGGGCCCTACCCTTTTTATTACAGGGAATCACGACAACTGGACCCGAGATCATCTTTCAAACCGCGGATTTTATCTTGTTCATGAAGATTATGTATTTCATTTAGATGACAAACAGTTTTTAACACTACATGGCGATGGATTGGCAGATCCGGCCTACAAATTAGAGCGGCCGCTTATGCATCGTTTTCTTAGAGCTCCCTCTTTTGTAAAATTCTTTCAATCCCTATTTCCTCCCAATATAGGAATCGCCATCATGAAACATTTTTCCCGTATTACCAGGAAAATGGATTGGGATCCGCAGAAAGAAAAGAAGTTGAACAATTGGGCTAAAACCCAATTAAAAAGCAATAACCATGATGTTATTCTATGCGGACATGATCATATCCCTCGAAAGAAACAATTTCCTTTCGGAACCTATATAAATTTGGGTACCTTTTACGAGCATAGATCCATGGTTTATTACAATAAAAATGAAATAAATCTCGTTTGTTGGGAGGTCAACTCACAGACGCTAAAGCAATTTAAAAACGACAGGCATTAA
- a CDS encoding histidine kinase dimerization/phosphoacceptor domain -containing protein has product MSIKSEKNNAFWQPLTFDVLLSRYSILNKRVWSVLAVWILCIFFALYSTIYLLPNEWMSLSNSRADVMNFFLFNPALILGLLLFFWFGFEWGFIPIFLCSFVIAFHSSMPWGWALVFAGAFVLGIAICAMAYQGFSIPYDLKSFKSIAFFISIMFIASIASSLGSFIWSFTHQLSASETLMIWKSWWSGSFIQAVVFTGPILWIFTPAIEKFKRKWFQLPERGKLSLKWVSGAVTSITAALALFIFSGKYLGKLRVQEVMAESQTATVVDVINALESFEIISWISIGIILVTGYGAFKLIGGWNQQLSTEVKNRTQQLQESQEKLQVSLDEKKMLLEEIHHRVKNNMALVSALLELQEQTSETGNNKALFKTARARIKSMALAHEVLYQNKSFSSISMKDYLKRISELTHRSFSYKNKDIDLTFDLEDVSIEMSKSIPLGLVINEILINAHKHAFNGQDNARIELESTVDNEMITISVRDNGVGLPKDINEMGKKSLGMTLIKKFAKQLKADLSIESEKGQGTMFRLAFPNS; this is encoded by the coding sequence ATGAGCATTAAAAGCGAGAAAAATAATGCGTTCTGGCAACCTCTTACCTTTGATGTACTACTGTCACGCTACTCCATACTAAACAAACGTGTATGGAGCGTTCTTGCGGTCTGGATTTTATGCATCTTTTTTGCCCTTTATTCAACAATCTACCTACTACCCAACGAGTGGATGTCACTCTCTAACAGCCGGGCCGATGTTATGAATTTCTTTCTTTTTAACCCGGCTCTCATTTTGGGATTACTGTTATTTTTCTGGTTTGGTTTTGAATGGGGATTCATTCCCATATTCCTCTGCTCCTTTGTTATAGCTTTCCACTCAAGTATGCCCTGGGGCTGGGCACTCGTATTTGCCGGGGCTTTTGTTTTGGGGATAGCTATTTGTGCCATGGCTTATCAGGGATTTAGTATCCCCTATGATTTAAAAAGTTTTAAGAGCATTGCTTTCTTTATATCCATTATGTTTATCGCTTCTATAGCCAGCTCCCTTGGTTCATTTATTTGGAGCTTTACTCATCAACTTTCTGCTTCCGAAACACTGATGATCTGGAAAAGTTGGTGGAGCGGATCATTTATTCAAGCGGTTGTTTTTACAGGTCCCATATTGTGGATATTTACCCCTGCAATTGAAAAGTTCAAACGAAAGTGGTTTCAATTGCCTGAGCGGGGGAAACTCTCCCTAAAATGGGTTTCCGGAGCTGTTACTTCAATTACTGCTGCTTTGGCACTTTTTATCTTTTCGGGTAAGTACCTGGGCAAGTTACGGGTTCAGGAGGTGATGGCAGAAAGCCAAACTGCGACAGTTGTTGATGTAATAAACGCCCTTGAGTCATTTGAGATTATTTCGTGGATATCCATTGGTATCATCCTTGTTACGGGATATGGTGCCTTTAAACTTATTGGCGGCTGGAACCAACAACTATCCACAGAGGTAAAAAATCGTACCCAGCAACTGCAAGAAAGTCAAGAAAAGCTTCAGGTATCTCTTGACGAAAAAAAGATGCTGCTCGAAGAGATCCACCATCGGGTCAAAAATAATATGGCTCTTGTTAGTGCCCTGCTTGAACTTCAGGAACAAACATCAGAGACCGGTAATAACAAAGCTCTCTTTAAAACGGCCCGTGCACGAATAAAATCAATGGCATTAGCCCACGAGGTACTCTACCAAAATAAATCGTTTTCGAGTATAAGTATGAAAGATTACCTGAAACGCATTAGTGAACTCACTCACCGATCGTTCTCTTACAAGAATAAGGATATCGACTTAACATTTGATCTCGAAGATGTGAGCATTGAAATGTCAAAATCTATTCCTTTGGGCTTAGTTATCAATGAAATACTGATAAATGCCCATAAACACGCTTTCAATGGGCAGGACAATGCACGCATTGAATTGGAAAGTACCGTTGATAATGAAATGATTACAATTTCTGTCCGCGATAATGGGGTTGGGCTGCCAAAAGATATCAACGAAATGGGTAAAAAGTCGCTGGGTATGACATTGATAAAAAAGTTTGCCAAACAACTAAAAGCCGACCTTTCTATTGAAAGTGAAAAAGGTCAGGGTACCATGTTCCGGCTTGCCTTCCCAAATTCCTAA
- the rsmB gene encoding 16S rRNA (cytosine(967)-C(5))-methyltransferase RsmB has translation MDTEATARSISVEILIDFDENGVLDYSKANKLESRDRAEVREYVQNILRRRSYLDFLIDHFSNVKINEMKSSLKNILRLGIYDMVFMDSTPDYAAINESVEIAKYSLGSRTGDLTNAILRNLQRDIDNLPKPDFEDRTKLVATTFSHPEWLVKRWTDRLGEREAFQLMQANNKRPNYFVRANNLRTKTENFKLRMTKHGIEFQESDWLPGYFQVDSVAPFISKGWLDKGFCQVQDIAAGFAPYLLDPEPGESVYDLCAAPGTKSVLMSDLMNGEGDILAVDISSERLDKLAESALSYHAENIRVRRADATEVELDETDAVLLDAPCTGTGVLSKRADLRWRRDKEGLKNAVELQAKLLDSAAKMVKKGGRMVYSTCSLEEEENMEQVMNFLDRNENFEMQSVEGYVPDEVIVHGGLAYQTFPHKHGCDGHFGVLLKRTN, from the coding sequence TTGGATACTGAAGCAACTGCTCGTTCTATCAGCGTAGAAATACTAATTGATTTTGATGAAAATGGCGTTCTTGACTATTCAAAAGCCAACAAACTGGAAAGCCGCGACCGTGCTGAAGTACGCGAGTATGTGCAAAATATTTTAAGACGACGCTCCTACCTCGATTTTCTTATTGATCATTTCTCAAATGTTAAGATCAATGAGATGAAATCGAGCTTAAAGAATATTCTTCGTCTTGGAATCTATGACATGGTTTTCATGGATAGCACCCCTGACTATGCTGCTATTAATGAATCAGTAGAAATAGCCAAGTATAGTCTCGGATCTCGTACTGGTGATCTTACCAATGCTATTTTGCGGAACCTTCAGCGTGATATTGATAACCTTCCCAAACCAGATTTTGAAGATCGCACCAAGTTGGTAGCAACAACTTTTTCGCATCCCGAATGGTTGGTAAAACGATGGACTGATCGATTGGGCGAACGAGAAGCTTTTCAGTTAATGCAAGCCAATAACAAGCGACCAAACTACTTTGTCCGGGCCAATAACCTGCGCACCAAGACCGAGAACTTTAAATTGCGTATGACCAAACACGGTATTGAGTTTCAGGAAAGTGACTGGCTACCGGGTTATTTCCAAGTGGATAGTGTAGCACCTTTTATTTCTAAAGGATGGCTCGATAAAGGATTTTGCCAAGTTCAAGATATTGCAGCTGGGTTTGCCCCTTACCTGTTAGATCCCGAACCCGGTGAATCTGTTTATGATCTCTGTGCAGCTCCTGGCACGAAAAGTGTTTTGATGTCTGACTTGATGAATGGTGAAGGAGATATTTTAGCTGTTGACATTTCTTCAGAGCGACTTGATAAACTGGCCGAAAGCGCCCTCTCCTATCATGCTGAAAATATACGGGTACGCCGAGCCGATGCTACGGAAGTAGAACTTGATGAAACAGATGCAGTGCTCTTAGATGCTCCCTGTACAGGAACAGGCGTACTCAGTAAGCGAGCTGACCTGCGTTGGCGCCGCGATAAAGAGGGCCTTAAGAATGCCGTTGAGCTTCAAGCCAAATTGTTAGATTCCGCCGCAAAAATGGTCAAGAAAGGTGGACGAATGGTTTACAGTACTTGTTCTTTAGAGGAAGAAGAAAATATGGAACAAGTTATGAATTTCTTAGATCGCAACGAAAACTTTGAGATGCAATCTGTTGAGGGATATGTACCTGATGAAGTCATAGTCCACGGTGGATTAGCTTATCAAACCTTCCCTCACAAACACGGCTGTGACGGTCACTTTGGTGTGCTATTAAAGCGAACCAATTAA
- a CDS encoding penicillin-binding protein 1A, whose translation MSNSDYENDMDRYFNDPDYRRQKAQKQNGDSAENSSKNSSPGFNQLKKWSAAAIGIIIFATTGFTLYLFQGLPSIEELENPQTAVASELKSRDGVVLDRYYTENRTYVPIEQISTHVVDALIATEDHRFYNHWGIDMIRTLAIPWHLINGRVQGGSTVTQQLARNLYKKIGREFSVIRKLREMITAVQIEHNYTKREIIEMYLNTVEFPNSAFGIESAAQTHYGKPASDLTVSEAATLVGSLQMVYLYNPRIYPENTKNRRNTVLFLLNKRGFINDAVYDKLRQEPIVLDYQPPSKAGQENRYFGHYVRKQVNPWLKENGYDLNTDGLTIYTTIDSRLQRYAEQALRSKLDSLQTIYECEWTTGWSQWNPEASLTKCNKAIENGDYMARLWKKHPTFLREFMRDTDRYKNAFSKYNTDQESVVFDSLFTDSAYVDSVKRAKTRLEAGFVGINPNNGNILSWVGGSNYGDVQFDHVYQSTRQAGSTFKPFVYTVAIDNGYKPYHKFSKYPSVFYDRSGKAWKPKDPQVPSGPEMVPLRQALARSLNNVTIRLLPELAGAPGTNNLEELEPAARKIKQMASNLGIDMSNTSAYPSIALGTAEVSLLDMVSAYTTYANQGVHIDPIAVTRIEDKEGNVIKEYHPEYQQEVISPETAYMMVDMMRGVIRGGDGYHGTGVRLRNIYGVRQDVAGKTGTTQNSADNWFISMMPHITMGAWVGGENRMIRFPQDTYIGQGARSALPIVGEFINLATADPEAPWSYEPFQSPPGFVMPEDPDSTEDNDTGTGRIGW comes from the coding sequence ATGAGTAACTCGGATTACGAAAACGACATGGATCGCTATTTTAATGATCCAGATTATCGTCGGCAAAAAGCCCAAAAACAAAATGGAGATTCAGCTGAGAATTCTTCCAAAAATAGCAGCCCCGGATTTAACCAACTAAAAAAATGGTCGGCCGCAGCTATTGGGATAATAATTTTTGCAACAACTGGCTTTACGCTCTACCTGTTCCAGGGCTTACCTTCCATTGAAGAACTTGAAAATCCCCAAACAGCGGTAGCATCCGAATTAAAAAGCAGAGACGGTGTTGTATTAGATCGTTACTATACCGAAAATCGGACGTATGTACCTATCGAGCAGATCTCTACCCATGTTGTAGATGCGCTCATTGCCACCGAAGATCACCGCTTTTATAATCACTGGGGGATCGATATGATAAGAACGCTTGCAATCCCCTGGCATCTTATCAACGGACGAGTTCAAGGTGGATCAACAGTAACCCAACAGTTAGCCCGAAATCTATACAAAAAAATTGGTCGAGAGTTTTCGGTTATTCGTAAACTGCGGGAAATGATCACGGCCGTTCAGATAGAGCATAACTATACCAAGCGCGAAATTATTGAGATGTATCTCAACACTGTAGAATTTCCTAATAGCGCTTTTGGTATAGAATCAGCTGCGCAAACACACTACGGAAAACCAGCCAGTGATCTTACCGTTTCAGAAGCTGCTACATTGGTAGGTTCGCTGCAAATGGTGTACCTGTATAATCCCCGTATTTATCCCGAGAATACCAAGAACCGTCGTAATACTGTACTCTTCCTGCTCAATAAACGGGGCTTTATCAATGATGCTGTTTACGATAAGTTGCGGCAAGAGCCTATTGTCTTAGATTACCAGCCGCCTTCTAAAGCTGGACAAGAAAATCGATATTTTGGTCATTATGTTCGCAAACAGGTTAACCCTTGGTTAAAAGAAAATGGGTATGACTTAAATACTGATGGATTAACAATTTATACGACTATCGATTCGCGACTACAGCGCTACGCCGAACAAGCGCTTCGTAGTAAATTAGATTCCCTGCAAACTATTTATGAATGTGAATGGACCACAGGATGGAGCCAGTGGAATCCTGAAGCTTCGCTCACCAAATGTAACAAGGCCATTGAAAATGGAGATTATATGGCCCGTTTATGGAAAAAACATCCCACTTTTTTGCGTGAGTTTATGCGTGATACCGATCGTTATAAAAACGCTTTTTCTAAATACAATACCGATCAAGAGTCTGTAGTGTTTGACTCACTCTTTACAGATTCTGCCTATGTTGATTCTGTTAAAAGAGCAAAAACACGTCTCGAAGCCGGCTTTGTAGGCATTAATCCCAATAATGGCAACATCTTATCGTGGGTAGGTGGATCAAATTATGGGGATGTTCAATTTGACCATGTATACCAATCAACACGTCAGGCCGGATCAACATTTAAACCCTTTGTATATACTGTAGCCATCGACAACGGCTATAAACCGTATCATAAGTTTTCTAAATATCCCAGCGTCTTCTATGATCGTTCAGGAAAAGCCTGGAAACCAAAGGATCCACAGGTTCCTTCGGGGCCTGAGATGGTACCTTTGCGACAAGCCTTAGCGCGAAGTTTAAATAATGTTACCATTCGCCTACTCCCGGAATTAGCCGGTGCACCAGGGACAAATAACTTGGAAGAACTGGAACCTGCAGCACGCAAGATTAAACAAATGGCTTCTAACCTGGGAATTGATATGTCCAATACGTCTGCCTACCCATCCATTGCTTTGGGTACCGCTGAAGTATCACTCCTCGATATGGTTAGCGCCTATACAACCTATGCAAATCAGGGCGTCCATATCGACCCTATAGCAGTCACTCGTATTGAGGATAAAGAAGGAAATGTAATCAAAGAATACCATCCCGAATATCAGCAAGAAGTAATTAGTCCCGAAACAGCCTATATGATGGTTGATATGATGCGGGGCGTTATTCGAGGTGGAGATGGCTACCACGGTACTGGTGTACGGCTGCGTAATATTTACGGAGTTCGTCAGGATGTAGCAGGCAAAACAGGAACAACCCAAAATAGTGCTGATAACTGGTTTATTTCGATGATGCCCCATATCACCATGGGTGCCTGGGTTGGTGGTGAAAATCGTATGATTCGTTTTCCCCAAGATACGTACATTGGTCAGGGAGCTCGATCAGCACTGCCTATCGTAGGAGAATTTATTAATTTAGCTACGGCTGATCCGGAAGCCCCCTGGAGCTACGAACCTTTCCAATCGCCACCGGGGTTTGTGATGCCGGAAGATCCTGACAGTACAGAAGACAATGATACGGGAACAGGTCGTATCGGCTGGTAA
- a CDS encoding class I SAM-dependent methyltransferase, protein MKKQSLATSLLRSPLALLLFLGFILLFTSQSFAQDLDVPYVPTPQNVVERMLDLAEVESSDYVIDLGSGDGRIVIAAASRGANGHGIDLDPERIAEARENASKQGVDDRIMFMEEDIFDTEFSEASVITMYLLPSVNKKLRPKLLNDLQPGTEVVSHSFDMGSWQADKEVVVKKDGRSHDIYYWIIPAKAEGNWNWSFNDKQFTLTVNQRFQEISAKLTDGSNSFFDIHKTELKGKRITIRASNGDQNFIFSGRIEGDQIYGVMQHHSGEEKKFYQWSASRK, encoded by the coding sequence ATGAAAAAGCAATCATTGGCAACGTCTTTATTACGCTCACCTCTTGCCCTACTTCTTTTTTTAGGATTTATTTTATTATTTACATCACAATCTTTTGCCCAAGATTTGGATGTCCCCTATGTACCCACCCCTCAAAACGTGGTCGAACGCATGCTCGATCTGGCGGAGGTAGAATCCAGTGATTACGTTATTGATTTAGGGTCCGGCGACGGACGTATCGTTATTGCTGCTGCAAGCCGTGGAGCTAATGGCCATGGCATTGATCTCGATCCGGAACGCATTGCTGAAGCCCGGGAAAATGCATCAAAGCAAGGCGTAGATGATCGTATCATGTTTATGGAAGAAGATATTTTTGATACCGAATTCAGTGAAGCCTCTGTCATTACGATGTACCTTTTGCCATCAGTAAATAAGAAGTTACGCCCTAAATTATTAAACGACCTCCAACCAGGTACTGAAGTTGTTTCGCACAGTTTTGATATGGGAAGCTGGCAAGCCGATAAAGAAGTTGTAGTGAAGAAAGATGGGCGAAGCCACGACATTTATTACTGGATTATTCCCGCAAAAGCTGAAGGAAACTGGAACTGGTCGTTTAATGATAAGCAATTTACGTTAACTGTAAATCAGCGTTTCCAAGAAATTTCAGCAAAGCTAACTGATGGTAGTAATTCGTTTTTTGATATCCACAAAACGGAATTAAAAGGTAAACGAATTACCATACGTGCGTCCAATGGAGATCAAAACTTTATTTTTAGCGGACGTATAGAAGGCGACCAAATTTACGGCGTTATGCAACATCACAGCGGAGAAGAAAAAAAGTTTTACCAATGGTCAGCATCCCGCAAATAA
- the atpC gene encoding ATP synthase F1 subunit epsilon, with protein sequence MNTFSAQILTPEGSVFDDEVVGVRVPGEMGSFEVKTLHANIISSLDIGEILVRKAAGGEEHFAVTGGFVEVVDNTLTLLAEAAEPVEEIDVERAKQAKQRAEERLNADDKSIDKKRAKKALKRAENRIKLSADVGVSTQ encoded by the coding sequence ATGAATACTTTCAGTGCACAAATTCTAACCCCGGAAGGCTCTGTCTTTGATGACGAGGTTGTAGGGGTTCGTGTCCCAGGAGAGATGGGAAGCTTTGAAGTTAAGACCCTTCACGCGAATATTATTTCATCGCTTGATATTGGAGAAATTCTTGTTCGCAAAGCAGCCGGCGGTGAAGAACACTTTGCCGTTACCGGTGGTTTTGTAGAAGTGGTTGATAATACGTTAACCCTGTTGGCTGAGGCTGCTGAACCTGTTGAAGAGATTGATGTTGAACGGGCAAAGCAAGCTAAACAGCGAGCAGAAGAACGTCTTAACGCTGATGATAAGAGCATTGATAAGAAGCGGGCAAAGAAGGCCTTAAAACGTGCCGAAAATAGAATAAAATTGTCGGCTGACGTAGGGGTTTCTACCCAATAA
- a CDS encoding APC family permease produces MSNTDSGSPAKIFSSLSAIAVIVGIVVGIGIFRLPSIVAQNTSSEWHYISFWLVGGLISIIGALCYAELATKKPDAGGEYYFLTEAYGSTVGFLFSWGRMTVIQTGSIALAAFILGDYASTIYDLGPYSSSLYAGITVTGLTGLNIWGTHPSKNVQNGMTTLIVSILVICGLVGFFTGGEVTSQEYTGDLTNSSAGAAMIFVLLTYGGWNEGVYLSAELKNVRKNMSRVLIIGLSVITILYILINSAYLQVLGLEQLRTSETIGVDLTNNIFGTEGAFIMAVIVIISALSTANATIITGARTNYALGRDFKALKWIGKWNTQYNSPINALLVQGGISLALIFLGAFTKEAVSTMVDYTAPVFWFFILLTTISLFVFRNREEHTEDNFEVPLYPLTPLLFILSCMYLLYSSIMFTGWGAMVGIIFLLIGLPVYYWARNKSNNESYS; encoded by the coding sequence ATGAGCAATACTGATTCGGGATCTCCAGCTAAAATTTTTTCCTCTTTAAGTGCTATCGCTGTCATCGTTGGTATTGTGGTAGGCATTGGTATCTTCAGACTTCCCTCTATTGTTGCCCAGAATACCAGCTCTGAATGGCATTACATTAGCTTTTGGCTGGTCGGGGGACTTATCTCAATAATAGGTGCGCTCTGCTATGCCGAACTGGCTACCAAAAAGCCAGATGCCGGCGGTGAATATTATTTTTTAACAGAAGCCTATGGTTCAACCGTAGGTTTTCTGTTTTCGTGGGGACGTATGACTGTGATACAAACTGGATCAATAGCCCTTGCGGCTTTCATTTTGGGGGATTATGCTTCTACCATCTATGACCTGGGCCCCTACAGCTCATCATTATATGCAGGTATAACAGTTACTGGACTTACAGGTCTCAATATTTGGGGTACCCATCCTTCAAAAAATGTTCAAAACGGCATGACCACCCTAATCGTCAGTATTTTAGTAATTTGTGGACTGGTCGGTTTTTTTACAGGAGGCGAAGTCACCTCCCAAGAATATACGGGCGACCTGACTAACAGTTCGGCCGGAGCAGCCATGATTTTCGTATTGCTCACCTATGGGGGCTGGAACGAAGGAGTCTACCTTTCAGCCGAATTGAAGAACGTCCGCAAAAATATGTCGCGCGTACTCATCATCGGTCTCTCAGTAATCACGATCTTATATATCCTAATAAACAGTGCATATCTACAAGTTCTTGGCCTTGAACAACTCCGTACCTCAGAAACAATTGGGGTCGATTTAACAAACAATATTTTTGGAACAGAAGGTGCTTTTATCATGGCAGTTATTGTCATCATCTCTGCCCTTTCTACAGCCAATGCAACTATTATTACCGGTGCCCGCACTAACTATGCATTAGGACGTGATTTCAAAGCACTAAAATGGATTGGAAAATGGAACACTCAATATAACTCCCCCATTAATGCCCTGCTTGTACAAGGTGGTATCAGTTTAGCATTAATTTTCTTGGGAGCTTTTACCAAAGAAGCTGTATCCACGATGGTCGACTATACCGCACCTGTTTTCTGGTTCTTCATCCTCTTAACTACCATCTCCCTATTCGTTTTTCGAAATCGCGAAGAACACACCGAGGATAATTTTGAAGTCCCACTTTATCCACTCACTCCCCTACTATTTATCTTATCCTGCATGTATCTCCTGTATTCAAGCATAATGTTTACCGGATGGGGAGCTATGGTAGGGATTATATTTTTACTTATCGGACTCCCAGTCTATTACTGGGCACGAAATAAATCTAACAACGAGTCGTATAGTTAA
- the atpD gene encoding F0F1 ATP synthase subunit beta produces the protein MMNKGTVAQVIGPVVDVDFDQGEIPPVLNALYIEREDNTKLYLEVAQHLGENRVRTIAMDSTDGLVRQMEVVDTGGPISMPVGEDIRGRVFNVVGEPIDGIEAPKGDRKYPIHRSAPDFEDLATSTEMLETGIKVIDLLCPYAKGGKTGLFGGAGVGKTVLIQELINNIAKGHGGLSVFAGVGERTREGNDLIREMLEADIINYGEEFKEAFEDGKWDLEKVDKEALKESKASFVFGQMNEPPGARARVALSGLTLAEYFREEVSRDILLFIDNIFRFTQAGSEVSALLGRMPSAVGYQPTLATEMGDLQERITSTKGGSITSVQAVYVPADDLTDPAPATTFAHLDATTVLSRALTQIGIYPAVDPLDSSSRILDPHVVGEEHYETAQSVIEILQKYKDLQDIIAILGMDELSDEDKTVVARARRIQRFLSQPFFVAEQFTGQPGKFVNVEDTVKGFKKILDGELDHLPEKAFYMVGTIEEAEEKGEKLLAEEEAEAAE, from the coding sequence ATAATGAATAAAGGAACCGTTGCCCAAGTGATTGGTCCGGTTGTGGATGTTGACTTTGATCAAGGTGAGATCCCCCCGGTACTGAATGCACTTTATATCGAAAGAGAAGATAATACTAAACTTTATCTTGAGGTAGCTCAGCACTTAGGTGAAAACCGAGTGCGTACCATTGCGATGGACTCTACCGATGGATTGGTTCGACAAATGGAAGTTGTTGATACTGGTGGACCAATATCAATGCCGGTTGGCGAAGACATCCGTGGACGGGTATTTAACGTGGTGGGGGAACCTATTGACGGAATTGAAGCTCCCAAAGGTGATCGTAAATATCCTATTCACCGTTCTGCTCCTGATTTTGAGGATCTTGCAACGTCAACGGAAATGTTAGAAACCGGTATTAAAGTTATTGATTTACTTTGTCCTTATGCCAAAGGTGGTAAAACAGGACTTTTCGGTGGTGCCGGTGTAGGAAAGACAGTTCTTATTCAGGAGTTAATTAACAATATCGCAAAAGGTCACGGTGGTCTATCGGTATTTGCCGGTGTAGGTGAACGTACTCGTGAGGGTAACGACCTTATCCGCGAGATGCTTGAAGCTGATATTATTAATTACGGCGAAGAGTTTAAAGAAGCTTTTGAGGATGGGAAATGGGACCTTGAAAAAGTTGACAAAGAAGCTCTTAAAGAATCGAAGGCATCATTTGTCTTTGGTCAGATGAATGAACCGCCAGGGGCACGTGCTCGAGTAGCGCTTTCAGGATTGACGCTTGCTGAATACTTTCGTGAAGAGGTTTCTCGAGATATCCTGCTCTTTATTGATAACATTTTCCGATTTACACAGGCTGGTTCTGAGGTATCAGCTCTGCTTGGACGTATGCCTTCTGCGGTAGGGTATCAGCCAACGCTTGCTACTGAAATGGGAGATTTGCAGGAGCGAATTACTTCTACTAAGGGTGGATCTATTACTTCGGTTCAGGCTGTTTATGTACCTGCCGATGACTTGACTGACCCTGCTCCGGCAACGACCTTTGCTCACTTGGATGCAACGACGGTATTAAGTCGTGCGTTGACGCAAATCGGTATTTATCCGGCTGTAGATCCGCTTGATTCTTCTTCTCGTATTCTCGATCCGCATGTTGTTGGTGAAGAGCACTACGAAACTGCTCAGAGCGTAATAGAGATTCTTCAGAAATACAAAGATCTGCAAGATATTATTGCTATTCTGGGTATGGATGAGCTTTCTGATGAAGATAAAACCGTTGTTGCTCGTGCACGACGAATTCAGCGATTCTTAAGTCAACCATTCTTCGTAGCGGAACAGTTTACGGGTCAGCCCGGTAAGTTTGTTAATGTTGAAGATACGGTTAAAGGCTTCAAGAAGATTCTTGATGGTGAGCTTGATCACTTGCCAGAAAAGGCATTCTATATGGTAGGTACCATTGAGGAAGCCGAAGAAAAAGGTGAGAAACTATTGGCCGAAGAAGAAGCTGAAGCCGCAGAATAA